One genomic region from Neisseria weaveri encodes:
- a CDS encoding metal ABC transporter permease, whose translation MADIINWFVEPLSFPFMQYALLTALMVSVVCGILSCYLVLKGWSLMGDAISHAVLPGIIVAFVTGIPLVVGAFVSGLACAVGVGYLKNNSRLKEDTVMGIVFSGMFAFGLVLFTKVETDQHLTHILFGNILGVSYEELIRTLIICALVFAVVMLKRRDLMLYCFDPVQARIVGLPPQLLHYGLLILLALTIISAIQVAGVVLVIAMLISPGITASLLTHRFDRMMVIVVVCSVITGLAGTILSYHLDAATGPVIILLQAALFLCALGYSKLRESL comes from the coding sequence ATGGCTGACATCATCAACTGGTTTGTCGAACCGCTGAGTTTTCCGTTCATGCAATACGCGCTGCTGACCGCGCTGATGGTGTCGGTGGTGTGCGGCATCTTATCGTGCTATCTGGTGCTGAAAGGCTGGTCGCTGATGGGCGATGCCATTTCCCATGCCGTATTGCCCGGCATCATCGTTGCCTTTGTAACCGGCATCCCTTTGGTGGTGGGCGCATTCGTTTCCGGGCTGGCCTGCGCCGTGGGTGTGGGCTATCTGAAAAACAACAGCCGTCTGAAAGAAGATACGGTGATGGGCATCGTGTTTTCGGGCATGTTTGCTTTCGGCTTGGTGTTGTTTACCAAAGTGGAAACCGACCAACACCTCACGCATATTTTGTTCGGCAACATTCTCGGCGTGAGCTATGAAGAGCTGATCCGCACGCTGATTATCTGCGCCCTCGTTTTTGCGGTGGTGATGTTGAAGAGAAGGGATTTGATGCTCTACTGCTTCGACCCCGTTCAGGCGCGGATTGTCGGTTTGCCGCCGCAACTGCTCCACTACGGGCTGCTGATTCTGCTGGCGTTAACCATCATCAGCGCGATACAGGTTGCGGGCGTGGTGCTGGTGATTGCCATGCTGATTTCTCCCGGCATTACCGCTTCGCTGCTGACCCACCGTTTCGACCGCATGATGGTTATCGTGGTGGTGTGCTCCGTGATTACTGGTTTGGCCGGCACGATATTGAGCTACCATTTGGATGCCGCCACAGGGCCGGTGATTATTTTGTTGCAGGCGGCACTGTTTTTGTGTGCGTTGGGGTATTCCAAATTGCGGGAGAGTTTATAG
- the trkA gene encoding Trk system potassium transporter TrkA, with translation MKILILGSGQVGSTVAQNLAAMPNNDVTIIDIDENALRHLSSRLDVQTIQGNGASPVVLEKAGAGDADLLLALTRSDETNLVACKIAGDLFNIPSRLARVRSSDYLEFATEDGGVGDALSWFQVTESISPEQLVTERLAGLLSYTSALQVLRFADEKACMVILQAHHGGLLVNKEISQINSHLPDGVDCQISAIYRNNRLIVPTAKTVIVEGDEVCFVAAAENVKVIMRELRPTEHRTRRVMIAGGGNIGYRLAKQMESQYDIKIIEFNHHRAEWLAENLDNALVLNGSATDESLLTEEYIDEIDVFCALTNDDENNIMSSLLAKNLGAKRVITIVNRSSYVDLLEGNKIDIVVSPHLITIGSILAHVRRGDVVAVHPLRRGTAEAIEVIVHGDKHTSALVGRRVSDIKWPSGCHFAALVRGDEVIMGHKENVVMEDGDHIIFFVSRRRVLRELEKLIEVKMGFFG, from the coding sequence ATGAAAATACTGATTTTGGGTAGCGGTCAGGTCGGTTCGACGGTGGCGCAGAATCTTGCAGCCATGCCGAATAACGATGTGACGATTATCGATATTGATGAAAATGCGTTGCGGCACTTGAGCAGCAGGTTGGATGTGCAAACCATTCAGGGTAATGGTGCTTCTCCCGTGGTGCTGGAAAAAGCGGGAGCTGGTGATGCGGATTTGCTGCTGGCATTGACGCGAAGCGATGAAACCAATCTGGTAGCCTGTAAGATTGCCGGAGACTTATTCAATATTCCAAGCCGCTTGGCAAGGGTCCGCTCTTCCGATTATTTGGAATTTGCAACCGAAGACGGCGGTGTCGGCGATGCTTTGTCTTGGTTTCAGGTTACCGAATCCATCAGCCCGGAGCAGTTGGTTACCGAGCGTTTGGCCGGGTTGCTGAGCTATACCAGTGCTTTGCAGGTTTTGCGTTTTGCCGATGAAAAAGCCTGTATGGTTATTCTGCAGGCACACCATGGCGGTTTGCTGGTTAACAAGGAAATTTCGCAAATCAACAGCCATTTGCCCGATGGTGTGGATTGCCAAATCAGTGCGATCTACCGCAATAACCGTTTGATTGTGCCGACGGCGAAAACCGTGATTGTCGAGGGTGATGAAGTTTGTTTTGTTGCAGCGGCGGAAAATGTAAAAGTCATTATGCGTGAACTGCGTCCGACCGAGCATAGAACACGCCGCGTGATGATTGCCGGCGGCGGTAATATCGGCTACCGCTTGGCCAAGCAAATGGAATCGCAATACGATATTAAGATTATCGAATTTAACCACCACCGTGCCGAGTGGTTGGCGGAAAATTTGGATAATGCCTTGGTGTTGAACGGTTCGGCAACCGACGAAAGCCTGCTGACCGAAGAATATATTGATGAAATTGATGTCTTCTGCGCACTGACCAATGATGACGAAAACAATATTATGTCGAGCCTGTTGGCAAAAAATTTAGGAGCCAAGCGCGTTATTACCATTGTGAACCGTTCCAGCTATGTCGATTTGCTGGAAGGTAACAAAATCGATATTGTGGTTTCTCCCCATCTGATTACCATCGGCTCGATTTTGGCTCACGTTCGCCGAGGAGACGTAGTGGCGGTGCATCCGTTGCGGCGCGGCACGGCTGAGGCCATTGAGGTAATTGTGCATGGCGACAAACATACGTCCGCGTTGGTCGGGCGTCGGGTGTCTGATATCAAATGGCCTTCCGGCTGCCATTTTGCCGCTTTAGTTAGAGGTGACGAAGTGATTATGGGACATAAGGAAAATGTTGTTATGGAAGATGGCGACCATATTATTTTCTTCGTATCCCGCCGCAGAGTGTTGAGAGAATTGGAAAAACTGATAGAAGTGAAAATGGGCTTCTTCGGTTAA
- a CDS encoding fumarate hydratase: protein MTVIKQEDFIQSIADAFQFISYYHPVDYIQALYKAWQKEENPAAKDAMTQILVNSRMCAEGRRPICQDTGIATVFLKVGMNVQWDAQMSVQEMVNEGVRRAYTHPDNTLRASVLADPAGKRQNTKDNTPAVIHMEIVAGDKVEVTCAAKGGGSENKSKLAMLNPSDSIVDWVLKTIPTMGAGWCPPGILGIGIGGTPEKAALLAKESLMSHVDIHELQEKAASGAELSTTEALRLELFEKVNALGIGAQGLGGLTTVLDVKILDYPTHAASKPVAMIPNCAATRHVEFELDGSGPVKLDPPSLEDWPDITYSPDNGKRVDVNKLTKEEVATWKMGDVLLLNGKIYTGRDAAHKRMADMLNKGEKLPVDFTDKLIYYVGPVDPVRDEVVGPAGPTTATRMDKFTRQMLEQTGLLGMIGKSERGAAACEAIADNKAVYLMAVGGSAYLVAKAIKEAKVVAFEDLGMEAIYEFEVKDMPVTVAVDSSGQSVHAIAPKQWQAKIGLIPVEA from the coding sequence ATGACCGTTATCAAACAAGAAGACTTCATTCAAAGCATTGCCGATGCTTTCCAATTCATCAGCTACTACCACCCCGTCGATTACATCCAAGCCTTATATAAAGCGTGGCAGAAAGAAGAAAACCCTGCCGCTAAAGATGCGATGACGCAGATTCTGGTCAACAGCCGCATGTGTGCCGAAGGCCGCCGCCCCATCTGCCAAGATACCGGCATTGCCACCGTGTTTTTAAAAGTGGGCATGAACGTGCAATGGGACGCGCAAATGAGCGTGCAGGAAATGGTCAACGAAGGCGTACGCCGCGCCTACACCCACCCCGACAACACTTTACGCGCCTCGGTTTTGGCCGACCCTGCCGGCAAACGCCAAAACACCAAAGACAACACGCCGGCTGTAATCCACATGGAAATCGTAGCGGGCGATAAAGTGGAAGTAACCTGCGCGGCCAAAGGCGGCGGTTCGGAGAACAAATCCAAACTCGCCATGCTCAATCCTTCCGATTCGATTGTCGATTGGGTGCTGAAAACCATCCCCACAATGGGCGCAGGTTGGTGCCCGCCCGGCATCTTGGGCATCGGCATCGGCGGCACGCCCGAAAAAGCGGCTTTATTGGCGAAAGAATCGCTGATGAGCCACGTCGATATTCACGAATTGCAGGAAAAAGCCGCTTCGGGCGCGGAACTCTCCACCACCGAAGCCCTGCGTTTGGAATTGTTTGAAAAAGTGAACGCGTTGGGCATCGGCGCACAAGGCTTGGGCGGCCTGACTACCGTTCTCGACGTCAAAATCTTGGATTACCCCACCCACGCCGCATCCAAACCTGTGGCTATGATTCCGAACTGCGCCGCCACCCGCCACGTTGAATTTGAGTTGGACGGCTCCGGCCCCGTGAAACTCGACCCGCCTTCATTGGAAGACTGGCCGGACATCACATACAGCCCCGACAACGGCAAGCGCGTAGACGTAAACAAGCTCACCAAAGAAGAAGTTGCCACTTGGAAAATGGGCGATGTGCTGTTGCTCAACGGCAAAATCTACACCGGCCGCGATGCCGCCCACAAACGCATGGCCGATATGCTCAACAAAGGCGAAAAACTGCCGGTCGATTTCACCGACAAACTGATTTACTACGTCGGCCCGGTTGACCCCGTGCGCGACGAAGTAGTCGGCCCCGCCGGCCCCACCACCGCCACCCGCATGGACAAATTCACCCGCCAAATGCTGGAGCAAACCGGCTTACTCGGCATGATCGGCAAATCCGAACGCGGTGCCGCCGCCTGCGAAGCCATTGCCGACAACAAAGCGGTTTACCTGATGGCGGTAGGCGGTTCGGCCTACTTGGTGGCCAAAGCCATTAAAGAAGCCAAAGTGGTGGCCTTTGAAGACTTGGGTATGGAAGCGATTTACGAATTTGAAGTGAAAGACATGCCCGTAACCGTGGCGGTGGACAGCAGCGGCCAATCCGTGCACGCCATCGCGCCGAAACAATGGCAGGCGAAAATCGGTTTGATTCCTGTTGAAGCCTAA
- a CDS encoding 7-cyano-7-deazaguanine/7-aminomethyl-7-deazaguanine transporter, with amino-acid sequence MYRFSTQQQHKALLWLSFFHILIIAASNYLVQFPFELFGFHTTWGAFTFPFIFLTTDLTVRIFGRQLARKIIFWVMFPALLLSYVVSVLFTEGNWSGWQQLAAFNTFVGRIALASFCAYIFGQLLDIAVFDRLRRLKSWWIAPTASTFIGNALDTLLFFAIAFYASSDAFMAEHWPEIAFVDYLFKLAICTLFFVPAYGLLLKFLTVKLTSLNHPKPQPS; translated from the coding sequence ATGTATCGTTTTTCTACACAGCAACAGCACAAAGCTTTGCTTTGGCTGAGTTTTTTCCATATCCTCATTATTGCCGCCAGCAATTATCTCGTTCAGTTTCCGTTTGAATTATTCGGGTTCCACACGACATGGGGCGCATTTACTTTTCCCTTTATCTTTTTAACCACCGACCTAACCGTCCGCATTTTCGGCAGACAATTGGCCCGTAAAATTATTTTTTGGGTGATGTTTCCTGCGCTTTTGCTTTCTTATGTTGTGTCGGTTTTATTTACGGAAGGCAATTGGTCGGGCTGGCAGCAGCTTGCTGCGTTCAATACTTTTGTAGGCCGTATCGCACTCGCCAGTTTCTGCGCCTATATTTTCGGGCAATTGCTGGATATCGCCGTTTTCGACCGTTTACGCCGTCTGAAATCTTGGTGGATCGCACCGACTGCTTCAACATTCATCGGTAATGCTTTGGATACGCTGCTGTTTTTCGCTATCGCTTTTTACGCGAGCTCAGATGCGTTCATGGCAGAGCATTGGCCCGAAATCGCTTTTGTGGATTATTTGTTCAAGCTGGCTATCTGTACGCTGTTTTTCGTACCGGCCTATGGTTTGCTGTTGAAGTTTTTAACTGTCAAACTGACTTCTTTAAACCATCCCAAACCTCAACCAAGCTGA
- a CDS encoding catalase, which translates to MSKCPVTHLTMNNGAPVVDNQNSLTAGPRGPLLAQDLWLNEKLANFVREVIPERRMHAKGSGAFGTFTVTHDITQYTKAKIFSQVGKKTEMFARFTTVAGERGAADAERDIRGFALKFYTEEGNWDMVGNNTPVFFMRDPRKFPDLNKAVKRDPRTNMRSATNNWDFWTLLPEAFHQVTVVMSDRGIPASYRHMHGFGSHTYSFINAQNERFWVKFHFRTQQGIKNLTNEEAAAIIANDRESHQRDLYESIEKGDFPKWTMYIQVMPEADAEKVPYHPFDLTKVWPKGDYPLIEVGEFELNRNPENFFADVEQSAFAPSNLVPGISVSPDRMLQARLFNYADAQRYRLGVNHHQIPVNAPRCPVHSNARDGQGRVDGNYGSTLHYEPNSFGQWQDQAQYAEPPLKINGDAAHWNYREDDADYFSQPRALFNLMSCEQKETLFKNTAAGMGDALDFIKYRHIRNCYACDPAYGEGVAKALGMTVADAMAAYKTDPAMGQPGLLDFSDYKA; encoded by the coding sequence ATGTCCAAATGTCCCGTAACCCATTTAACCATGAACAACGGCGCGCCCGTTGTCGACAACCAAAACAGCCTCACCGCCGGCCCGCGCGGCCCCTTGTTGGCGCAAGATTTGTGGCTGAACGAAAAACTGGCGAACTTCGTGCGCGAAGTGATTCCCGAGCGTCGTATGCACGCTAAAGGTTCCGGTGCTTTCGGTACGTTCACCGTTACCCACGACATCACTCAATACACCAAAGCCAAAATTTTCAGCCAAGTAGGCAAAAAAACCGAAATGTTCGCCCGCTTTACCACAGTAGCCGGTGAGCGCGGTGCGGCCGATGCCGAGCGCGACATCCGCGGTTTCGCCTTGAAGTTCTACACTGAAGAAGGCAACTGGGATATGGTGGGTAACAACACGCCCGTATTCTTCATGCGTGACCCGCGTAAATTCCCCGACTTGAACAAAGCGGTAAAACGCGATCCGCGTACCAATATGCGTTCCGCCACCAACAACTGGGACTTCTGGACTCTTCTGCCCGAAGCCTTCCACCAAGTAACCGTTGTGATGAGCGACCGCGGTATTCCTGCTTCTTACCGTCACATGCACGGTTTCGGCAGCCATACTTACAGCTTCATTAATGCACAAAACGAGCGTTTCTGGGTGAAATTCCATTTCCGTACCCAACAAGGCATTAAAAACCTGACTAACGAAGAAGCTGCCGCAATCATTGCCAATGACCGCGAAAGCCATCAGCGCGACCTGTATGAGTCTATCGAGAAAGGCGATTTCCCGAAATGGACCATGTATATCCAAGTGATGCCTGAAGCAGATGCCGAAAAAGTGCCTTACCATCCGTTTGACTTGACCAAAGTATGGCCAAAAGGCGATTACCCGCTGATCGAAGTAGGTGAGTTCGAGCTGAACCGCAACCCTGAAAACTTCTTTGCCGATGTTGAGCAATCTGCCTTTGCACCGAGCAATCTGGTTCCCGGTATCAGCGTATCTCCCGACCGCATGTTGCAAGCCCGCTTGTTTAACTATGCCGACGCACAGCGTTACCGCTTGGGTGTGAACCACCATCAAATTCCGGTGAACGCACCGCGTTGCCCCGTACACAGCAATGCCCGCGACGGTCAAGGCCGTGTTGACGGCAACTACGGCAGCACCCTGCATTACGAGCCGAACAGCTTCGGCCAATGGCAAGACCAAGCCCAATACGCCGAGCCGCCTTTGAAAATCAACGGTGATGCGGCACATTGGAACTACCGCGAAGACGACGCAGACTACTTCAGCCAACCGCGCGCGCTGTTCAACCTGATGAGCTGCGAACAAAAAGAAACCCTGTTCAAAAACACTGCCGCGGGTATGGGCGATGCGCTGGACTTCATCAAATACCGCCACATCCGCAACTGCTACGCTTGCGACCCGGCTTACGGCGAAGGCGTTGCCAAAGCACTGGGCATGACTGTGGCCGACGCGATGGCTGCCTACAAAACCGACCCGGCCATGGGCCAACCCGGTTTGCTCGACTTCAGCGACTACAAAGCATAA
- a CDS encoding ATP-binding cassette domain-containing protein has translation MMSPAAASIRVEDVTVRYNNGHTAIYDFSLDLEGGMTCALVGVNGSGKSTLFKSLMGLLKPRKGDIRLCGLPIAQALKSNLVSYVPQSEEVDWQFPVSVYDVVMQGRYGYMNFLRIPSKTDKQKVQTAMERVDIAHLAERQIGELSGGQKKRVFLARALAQESRVILLDEPFTGVDVKTENMIMDLLGQLRAEGRLILVSTHNLGVVPDFCDRVVMINRTVLAAGSTESTFNQHNLEVAFGGVLRHFKLAGSDLHDDEDKRAVTVLTDDERPAVFYGETKIDPPASIAKCGCNCEEETVQEQTENGGER, from the coding sequence ATGATGTCCCCCGCTGCTGCTTCGATTCGTGTCGAAGATGTTACCGTGCGCTACAACAACGGCCACACGGCCATTTATGATTTTTCGCTGGATTTGGAAGGCGGCATGACCTGTGCGCTGGTCGGTGTGAACGGCAGCGGCAAGTCCACATTGTTTAAAAGCCTGATGGGTTTGCTCAAGCCGCGCAAGGGCGATATCCGCCTGTGCGGGCTGCCCATCGCGCAGGCTTTGAAAAGCAATCTGGTTTCTTATGTGCCGCAAAGCGAAGAAGTGGACTGGCAGTTTCCCGTTTCGGTTTACGATGTGGTGATGCAGGGCCGTTACGGCTACATGAATTTTCTGCGTATTCCGAGTAAAACCGACAAACAGAAAGTTCAGACGGCCATGGAACGCGTCGATATCGCCCATCTTGCCGAACGGCAAATCGGCGAGCTTTCCGGCGGCCAGAAAAAGCGCGTGTTTCTCGCCCGCGCATTGGCTCAGGAAAGCAGAGTGATTCTGCTCGACGAACCGTTTACGGGCGTGGACGTGAAAACCGAAAACATGATTATGGATCTTCTGGGGCAGTTGCGTGCGGAAGGCCGTCTGATTTTGGTTTCCACACACAATCTGGGCGTTGTGCCAGACTTTTGCGACCGCGTGGTGATGATCAACCGCACCGTATTGGCGGCCGGTTCTACCGAATCCACGTTCAACCAGCACAATCTCGAAGTCGCATTCGGCGGCGTGCTGCGTCACTTCAAACTGGCCGGCAGCGATTTGCACGACGATGAAGACAAACGCGCCGTTACGGTGCTGACCGACGACGAACGACCCGCGGTGTTTTACGGCGAAACCAAAATCGACCCGCCCGCATCCATCGCAAAATGCGGCTGCAACTGTGAGGAAGAAACCGTGCAGGAGCAAACGGAAAACGGCGGGGAGCGTTGA
- a CDS encoding metal ABC transporter substrate-binding protein: MRRFLTTACLVLAAFSASPAYAKFKVVTTFTVIQDIAQNVAGDAATVESITKPGAEIHDYQPTPQDIAKAQSADLVLWNGMNLERWFERFFQNVKNKPAVVVTKGITPMSIHEGPYKGMPNPHAWMSTSNALVYIENIKNALVKYDPKNAAVYTKNAAAYSNKIKQLDKPLRTKLMQVPQNQRFLVSSEGAFSYLAKDYGFKEVYLWPINAEQQGTPQQVRKVIDVVRKNKIPVVFSESTISPKPMKQVAKETGAKYGGVLYVDSLSAKNGPVPTYTDLLNTTVSTIVKGFGK, translated from the coding sequence ATGCGCCGTTTTTTAACCACTGCATGTTTGGTTTTGGCCGCTTTTTCGGCATCGCCCGCTTACGCAAAATTTAAAGTGGTTACCACTTTTACCGTGATTCAGGACATCGCCCAAAACGTGGCCGGCGATGCGGCAACAGTGGAATCGATTACCAAGCCGGGAGCGGAAATTCACGATTACCAACCCACCCCTCAAGATATTGCCAAAGCGCAGTCGGCCGATTTGGTGCTGTGGAACGGCATGAATCTCGAACGCTGGTTTGAACGCTTCTTCCAAAATGTGAAAAACAAACCGGCGGTGGTGGTTACCAAAGGCATCACCCCGATGTCGATTCACGAAGGCCCTTACAAAGGCATGCCCAACCCGCACGCGTGGATGTCGACCAGCAATGCGTTGGTGTACATCGAAAACATTAAAAACGCGCTGGTGAAATACGACCCGAAAAACGCGGCGGTTTATACCAAAAATGCGGCGGCATACAGCAACAAAATCAAGCAGCTCGACAAGCCTTTGCGCACCAAGCTGATGCAGGTGCCGCAAAACCAGCGTTTCTTGGTGAGCAGCGAAGGCGCGTTCAGCTATCTGGCGAAAGACTACGGTTTTAAAGAAGTTTACCTGTGGCCGATTAATGCCGAACAGCAAGGCACGCCGCAACAGGTGCGCAAAGTGATTGATGTGGTGCGCAAAAACAAAATTCCGGTGGTGTTCAGCGAAAGCACCATTTCGCCCAAGCCGATGAAGCAGGTGGCGAAAGAAACCGGTGCCAAATACGGCGGCGTGCTCTATGTGGATTCGCTTTCCGCCAAAAACGGCCCCGTACCCACTTATACCGACCTGCTGAATACAACGGTATCGACGATTGTTAAAGGATTTGGAAAATAA
- a CDS encoding metal ABC transporter permease — MLDMLLEPLAYEYMVKAVVISAAVGGICAFLSAYLMLKGWSLIGDALSHSVVPGVAITYSLSLPYSVGAFISGILAALAILWIKAVSKLKEDAIIGFIFTTFFALGLFIVSINPTAVNVQEIVLGNILGIADEDVFQVGIIMAVCLAFLLLFWKNLLLVFFDETQAVAVGLSPLRYKILFFTLLSACVVAALQTVGAVLVIAMVITPGATAYLLTDKFSKLVGIAVALGFFTGGIGAYASYFLDGATGGIIVCLQTALFLLAFIFAPKYGLLKQKQTAALQGETGHG; from the coding sequence ATGCTGGATATGTTACTGGAGCCGCTCGCTTACGAATATATGGTGAAAGCCGTTGTGATCAGTGCTGCCGTGGGCGGGATATGTGCGTTTTTATCAGCCTATCTGATGCTCAAAGGCTGGTCGTTAATCGGCGATGCCTTGTCGCACTCGGTGGTGCCGGGCGTAGCCATCACTTATTCGCTCTCGCTGCCCTATTCGGTGGGGGCTTTTATTTCAGGCATCTTGGCAGCATTGGCGATTTTGTGGATTAAAGCGGTGAGCAAATTGAAAGAAGATGCCATCATCGGCTTTATTTTCACCACCTTTTTTGCACTCGGCCTGTTTATCGTTTCCATCAACCCCACCGCCGTGAATGTACAGGAAATCGTGTTGGGCAATATTTTGGGTATTGCCGACGAAGACGTTTTTCAAGTAGGCATCATTATGGCAGTGTGCCTGGCTTTTTTATTGCTGTTTTGGAAGAACCTGCTGCTGGTGTTTTTCGACGAAACTCAGGCGGTGGCCGTAGGTTTGTCGCCGCTGCGTTATAAAATCCTCTTTTTCACCTTGCTCAGTGCCTGCGTGGTAGCCGCCCTGCAAACCGTGGGTGCGGTGTTGGTAATAGCCATGGTGATTACGCCGGGTGCCACCGCCTATCTGCTCACCGACAAATTCAGCAAGCTGGTGGGCATTGCCGTGGCGTTGGGCTTTTTTACCGGCGGCATCGGCGCGTATGCCAGCTATTTTCTCGACGGAGCCACTGGCGGCATCATCGTTTGTCTGCAAACGGCGTTGTTTCTGCTGGCCTTTATCTTCGCGCCCAAATACGGCTTGTTGAAACAGAAACAAACTGCAGCGTTGCAAGGAGAAACCGGCCATGGCTGA
- a CDS encoding valine--pyruvate transaminase, which yields MQFSAFGQKFTRNSGILQLMDDLGKALNSDRPVNMLGGGNPARIEAVNQTYREILQTLVDNDAAVESVGNYSTPQGDAKLIDALVGFFNREYGWGISADNIVLTNGSQNAFFYLFNLFGGRFNDNGGETDKTILLPLAPEYIGYADAHVDGKHFTAVPPRIEAVEHEGESGFFKYRVDFDALENLPELKAGKIGAICCSRPTNPTGNVLTDNEMARLDALAQAHGIPLIIDNAYGMPFPNIIYSKATLTWHDNIILCFSLSKIGLPGVRTGIIVAHPEVVKAVSALNAIVNLAPTRFGAAIATPLIQDGRLKTLSDTVVQPFYRKQAALAVSLLKKELGGYPMKIHKPEGAIFLWIWFEGLPVSSHELYERLKAAGTLIIPSELFFVGMDTENYRHAHECIRMSIAQDEETLRKGIAAIGETVRAVYDEAR from the coding sequence ATGCAATTCTCAGCCTTCGGCCAAAAATTCACCCGCAACAGCGGTATTCTGCAATTAATGGACGACTTGGGCAAAGCGCTCAACAGCGACCGCCCCGTGAATATGCTTGGCGGCGGCAATCCCGCGCGTATCGAAGCCGTTAACCAAACCTATCGGGAAATACTGCAAACGCTGGTGGATAACGACGCTGCCGTGGAGAGCGTGGGCAATTATTCCACACCGCAAGGCGATGCCAAATTGATTGATGCGTTGGTCGGCTTTTTCAACCGCGAATACGGCTGGGGCATCAGCGCAGACAATATCGTGCTGACCAACGGTTCGCAAAACGCCTTTTTCTATTTGTTCAACCTGTTCGGCGGCCGTTTCAACGACAACGGCGGCGAAACCGACAAAACCATCCTGCTGCCGCTCGCACCCGAATACATCGGTTATGCCGACGCACATGTCGACGGCAAACATTTCACCGCCGTGCCGCCGCGCATCGAAGCTGTCGAACACGAAGGCGAAAGCGGATTTTTCAAATACCGCGTCGATTTCGATGCGCTGGAAAACCTGCCCGAACTGAAAGCAGGCAAAATCGGTGCCATCTGCTGCTCGCGCCCCACCAACCCCACCGGCAACGTGTTAACCGACAACGAAATGGCTCGTTTGGACGCACTGGCCCAAGCACACGGCATCCCCTTGATTATCGACAACGCCTACGGCATGCCTTTTCCCAACATTATTTACAGCAAAGCCACACTGACTTGGCACGACAACATTATTCTCTGTTTCAGCTTATCCAAAATCGGCCTGCCTGGTGTGCGCACCGGCATCATCGTTGCCCACCCCGAAGTGGTGAAGGCCGTGAGCGCGTTGAATGCGATTGTGAACCTTGCCCCCACGCGCTTCGGTGCCGCCATCGCCACGCCGCTGATTCAAGACGGCCGTCTGAAAACCCTCTCCGATACCGTCGTACAACCGTTTTACCGCAAGCAGGCCGCCCTTGCCGTGTCGCTGCTGAAAAAAGAATTAGGCGGCTATCCGATGAAAATCCACAAACCCGAAGGCGCGATTTTCTTATGGATTTGGTTTGAGGGCCTGCCCGTTTCTTCGCATGAACTCTACGAACGCCTGAAAGCCGCCGGCACGCTGATTATTCCGAGCGAACTGTTTTTCGTGGGTATGGACACCGAAAACTACCGCCACGCCCACGAATGTATCCGCATGAGCATCGCGCAAGACGAAGAAACCTTACGCAAAGGCATCGCCGCCATCGGCGAAACCGTGCGGGCGGTTTACGACGAAGCGCGTTGA
- a CDS encoding rhodanese-like domain-containing protein produces the protein MPVTKGFQALVNEAMSQITTHSVEEARRRAESGKATLIDIRDIRELEHSGRVPNAFHAPRGMLEFWVDPESPYHKPVFANEDTEFILFCGAGWRSALATKTLQDMGMTNVSHIDGGFAAWKESNSPIEKK, from the coding sequence ATGCCAGTTACAAAAGGATTCCAAGCACTGGTTAACGAAGCCATGAGCCAAATCACCACGCACAGCGTGGAAGAAGCCCGCCGCCGTGCCGAATCGGGAAAAGCTACCTTAATCGACATCCGCGACATCCGCGAACTCGAACACAGCGGCAGGGTACCGAATGCGTTTCATGCGCCGCGCGGAATGCTCGAATTTTGGGTTGATCCCGAATCGCCCTACCACAAACCGGTTTTTGCCAACGAAGATACCGAGTTTATCTTGTTTTGCGGTGCCGGCTGGCGCAGCGCCTTAGCTACCAAAACCCTACAAGATATGGGCATGACCAATGTTTCCCACATTGACGGCGGTTTTGCGGCATGGAAGGAAAGCAACTCCCCAATAGAGAAAAAATAA
- a CDS encoding PepSY domain-containing protein has translation MITTRKILNGLALAAILSVVVSALAVAFSFGMFAAVSGKEAAANALAEIGGYAKEVDFEYDYHTGGHYEVEVLSNGLKHDVIVDADDGKVLAVQTKGYKKYPYHGENMQIKMHNQ, from the coding sequence ATGATCACCACACGCAAAATCTTAAACGGCTTGGCCTTAGCCGCCATTTTATCGGTTGTCGTCAGCGCACTGGCCGTTGCCTTTTCTTTCGGTATGTTTGCGGCAGTCTCAGGCAAAGAAGCAGCCGCCAACGCCCTTGCCGAAATCGGCGGTTATGCGAAAGAAGTCGACTTTGAATACGACTACCATACCGGCGGTCATTATGAAGTGGAAGTTTTGTCAAACGGGTTAAAACACGATGTTATCGTTGATGCCGACGACGGCAAAGTGTTGGCCGTGCAAACCAAAGGCTATAAAAAATATCCTTATCACGGCGAAAATATGCAGATTAAAATGCATAACCAATAA